The following proteins are encoded in a genomic region of Primulina huaijiensis isolate GDHJ02 chromosome 3, ASM1229523v2, whole genome shotgun sequence:
- the LOC140973942 gene encoding proline transporter 2-like, giving the protein MDVEDGSGAGGGKIHSADDSAAQIPETAHQISHDSWFQVGFVLTTGINSAYVLGYSGTVMVPLGWVGGVIGLILAAAISLYANSLVAKLHEHGGKRHIRYRDLAGFIYGRKAYKLTWGLQYVNLFMINVGYIILAGQALKAVYVLFQDNNDMKLPYFIALAGFGCALFAVSIPHLSALRLWLAFSTLFSLIYIVIAFGLALKDGTKASSRDYGIPGSKTNRIFTTIGASANLVFAFNTGMLPEIQATVRQPVVKNMMRALYFQFTVGVLPMFAVTFMGYWAYGSGTSTYLLNSVSGPVWVKTLANISAFLQTVISLHIFASPMYEYVDTKYGITGSALSIRNLSFRILVRGSYLAVTTLVAALLPFLGDFMSLTGAVSTFPLTFILANHMYLVAKKNKLISLQKNWHWLNVIFFSCMSVAAAVAAVRLIVVDSKTYSVFADL; this is encoded by the exons atggatgTCGAAGATGGCTCCGGTGCTGGTGGTGGGAAGATTCATTCTGCCGATGATTCTGCGGCTCAAATCCCAGAAACTGCTCATCAAATCAGCCatg ATTCTTGGTTCCAAGTGGGATTTGTGCTGACCACTGGTATCAACAGCGCGTATGTTCTGGGATATTCCGGCACCGTGATGGTCCCGCTCGGTTGGGTTGGCGGTGTGATTGGGCTTATCTTGGCCGCCGCCATATCTCTCTACGCCAATTCTCTTGTTGCCAAGTTACATGAACATGGAGGGAAGAGACATATTAGATACAGAGATCTTGCCGGATTCATTTATG GTAGAAAGGCTTATAAGCTGACATGGGGATTGCAATATGTGAATCTTTTCATGATCAACGTgggatatattattttagctgGTCAGGCTCTTAAG GCTGTGTATGTACTATTCCAGGACAATAATGACATGAAGCTTCCATACTTCATCGCCTTAGCCGGGTTCGGGTGCGCTCTCTTCGCCGTTTCTATACCCCATTTGTCAGCACTCCGGCTCTGGCTTGCATTCTCAACTCTCTTCAGTCTCATCTACATCGTTATAGCATTCGGGCTCGCGCTAAAAGATG GTACCAAAGCGTCTTCCAGAGATTACGGTATCCCAGGATCAAAGACGAACAGGATCTTTACGACGATTGGTGCATCTGCAAATCTTGTTTTCGCATTCAATACCGGAATGCTTCCAGAAATACAG GCGACAGTTAGGCAACCAGTTGTGAAGAACATGATGAGGGCACTGTATTTTCAGTTCACAGTGGGAGTTCTTCCGATGTTTGCAGTCACGTTTATGGGTTACTGGGCTTATGGATCGGGTACATCGACCTACTTGCTTAACAGTGTGAGTGGTCCGGTTTGGGTGAAGACATTGGCTAATATCTCAGCTTTCCTGCAAACTGTCATCTCTTTGCAT ATCTTTGCAAGTCCGATGTACGAGTACGTGGATACGAAGTATGGAATCACCGGAAGCGCTCTGTCTATACGCAATCTGAGTTTCCGGATCCTCGTGAGAGGCAGCTACTTGGCAGTGACTACGTTGGTGGCCGCATTGCTTCCGTTCTTGGGAGATTTCATGAGCCTGACCGGAGCTGTCAGCACATTCCCTCTCACGTTCATTCTTGCTAACCACATGTATCTCGTGGCCAAGAAAAATAAGCTAATTTCTCTGCAGAAGAATTGGCATTGGCTTAATGTGATTTTCTTCAGCTGCATGTCTGTTGCAGCTGCTGTGGCTGCAGTAAGGCTCATTGTTGTGGACTCTAAAACTTACAGTGTTTTTGCAGATTTGTAA